Genomic window (Apis cerana isolate GH-2021 linkage group LG1, AcerK_1.0, whole genome shotgun sequence):
aggacTTGTTCCAATTAACTACGAATTAACACGAAGCAACGATTAACGAACCTTACAACCAAATCATAGAAACCTAAATATTAAACCTAATAGTTACTTTAAACTTATCAAtcgtatgataaaaaattaaaaatcttcttccCCTTTTAATCTTCGCATCTCTCTATTTTCTTTACActcacaaattttttttttcctctctccctttcgtACACATGCCATGACCGCTTTATTTCACGCCACGATAAATGATGCGCGATTGACGATGATTAACCGAGGGATAAGGTGTCGGGccaggaaaagaagaaacgtcaACGTCGACAAGGTGGAGTGGCTACAGAATCCGAAATGTCGAAATCAATATTCTTCCCACTTGGAAGACCCACTTCCACGAACTTCCTCGTGGCGAGCAACATCGCTTCGCCGATATATCAGCTTCTCGGAATGTGTCATTCCACCTAATCGTCGCCGAGCAGCGGCTCGTGTTTGGCTGaaggaattaaaagaaaaatttatttcggtTTATTCAAGAAAGATACAGAATGTACAACTGCCGAGGGAGGATACAAATTATGCATATAACTCGTGCTTCACGGTAAATAATCGTCCCTATTGCCAGGTCGAAGCACATGGACCCTGCCGTCGTGCGTTATCTCTTTACAACGACCTCGATCCTACGAATGGAGTAACAGCTAACGTGCATACGGCCTTCACGATACACCgatccccttttttttctcgcacCGCACGGTTGCAACGTGTGTACACTTTCAGTGGCAGGAACTTTCAGTAACAGTGGTGCATCCTCCCGTGTTCATCTCTCCAAAAGTCGAgtcaagagagagaaaaaaagagagagagagagagacacggGATGGATTTCCAACTCGCACGCGGAAATAAAACAGAGACGGGAACATCTTTGCACGCGTTTCAGTTCTACAACGGCCGAggaatcgattcgaaagaaattgttGTATGCACGATGGTATGGAGCGAATTCTTAGCGATCGTGGCCGAATCGTCTGTTATTCGTTTTTTCGCACGATGAGTAACGAAAACggtgattataaaaatatgaaaaaaagaaacgagaattaGAAGACAAGAATGAAGAtggtgtataataataaatgtttttttttaacactagAACTACCTAAACGCTTTTTTCACTTTTGATTATTGAGAGATGCGACAGATGATTTTCTCAACAAAAAACGATATTACGTGTATCAAATGGTATTTAAGGTATACAGACAGATTGGAGGTAGTTCTAGTGATAAATATTCTGGTGGTAgcgataattgataattaataatttaatctctcGTGTTCGTTTCCCAGCGGGGGCGACCTTATATCGTGAAATCGGTTTCACCCTCTCCTCTCACGGCGgtcattttttcgtttctcaaAGTTGACACGTATCGACACAGAGGAAGGGGGCTTCTTCGTCGGTAGCGAGAACCTAAAAGAATTTCGTCACGGTTACAACGATTCGTTCACGCGAGGATCGTGTGATCATGGTGTGTAGTACGTACGACTCTCGGTTGACTAAAAAATCGGATCCAtaccattttttttccccctccccgcacatttctatttatttaggAAGTTAGGGGCTGGTGTCGGTGTATCGTGACAGCCTGTATACGCTGTACAAGCACATAAACACATGGTAATGTATTCGATGctgctttatttttatcatcattctttctctctttttttccccttcatTCAGACAAAATTGACTCACACATTCATATGTTAAAACACACGCAGCCTCGCAGATGCATTCGCAGTTTACCTCCACAATTATGTTCCATATAAAATCGTGCGTCTGTTTGTGCACGGGGTCCTCTTGTCAGTATATGAATatgcacttttttttttttctcttaagaATGTGTTACACCGTGATTACTCCGTGTGTTATTCGTGTGTCTTTCTAACtctgtgtgtatgtatgtatgtgttaATATTGTGCTGTCTTGTATTGTGTTCGTGGGTTAATGGAAGCGAGTGTTCACTAAATGTCTCGTccgttttgaaattttttttttttttttttatattatatcgtgttcgagagaaaaagagagaaaaagggcgAAAGATAAAAGGAGGGATAAAGAGatagagaggaagagagaaagaaagagagaaaggattaTAATATAGGAGGGAATGTCCGAGAAGGATTCTAGAGACGAAtggatcgatcgagaaacCTTCAAAATTTTGGACTTTCCGCATACTCTTATAAACACTCGTTCCTAGATAGTTAGATCCTTGCCTtcagcaaaatttttttttcgaatttttaattttttttaatttttttttttaattttttttttcacttgattttttattcgttttttattgTACAAGAGAAAGGTGTGTacgtgtgtatatgtgtgtgtacgtgtTACGGGTGATGGTTCACCGTTTCgcgttttttctttatctttttttcgatttgttttgttcgttttttttatggagggggatttttttttcttttcttttaatttgttttatattaggtAGCTCTCGAGAACGTCGCACCGATACACAAACGAACGACGCAATGTTCTCGAGAATGGATCGAGGACACATGAATGTGCTATAGACATGTCTGACGTTTCGGAACGAAAAGATACGTGAATGGAGTTCCGAGTGCACGATCTCATtcagtttcttcttcttttctttttcttctctaataacgatttttttcttttctttctttttttttctttttttttctttttttattttattttatttttttctaagtaACAAAAAAGCATGATACTTATTGTTACTGTATACGCACGAGGATAATATTGATGTTCACTGTTTATATCGATCTGCCTGATAGTATTGTGTAAAATTTCacgatactatatatattcatacgtCATTTCgatagtgatttttttttttctctctttgttaGATAACAttgaagtattatattatgttattcgCACATACGCTACTCCGgtatatcagaaaatataataatgaaagattattatcCGATATATCGGGAAATGaatcaagaaattaataaataaaggaataatgattaatttcaggactatcataaaattaaaaaaaaaaaaaaaaaaggaaaattgataGTTAAACTGAAGATATTTAAAGAGGAAAGTTTggattatttggaaaattttcatcgagtATAAACagcgttaaatttttaattattccgtTGAATTCGTTGATACtgtgatttaattataaaaaattctttcttgagCATTTTTATTGAGCATTACAAActgctatttttaattttaatcgtattgCGTGAGAGGCTcgaaaaattgtatccaaACTTCAATCAAATAGTTTaggaattagaattaataaataaataatggaaaaattacgATCAAAGACTTTGTTGGAAAAAATACGAGCAAAGCTTAGTGTTTTTTTGAGATGCTAATTACACGCGTGTACACCTAGCTTCACgaaacgtatattttttcgaataaaatgttTCTATATAATCGTAACTTTCCCTTTTTCGAacgtttaaagtttttaattagttaTCGCTAtgattaactaaaaaaaaatcagtcgaaaattcctaaaaatatttatattgcacTAATCTTCTTTGAGtctattttattgaaagagaaaaaagaaaggaagagaatttataaaatctacaaaatctaaaattcttttttcttttttttttttttgttccgttgaaagaaaacaagaatataattatttaattaaattagttcaaaagaaaataattatgattaaatatagacTTTCATTCTAATCGAAGAAATAGGAACTGACAGTTATTATAcagtttattgtattatttatttataaattacatttcatcgtataatcataaaatgtgaattttaatttatgaattttatatttagaaaatgtgataattttataatcgaactaaaatagacaaaatttattcttaaacaaatatctaattcttgttttcttaatgaaatttttaatttcaatgaaattcaattcgattattaagttgaaattcgttttttataatcgaaatgaaataaaataaataatttgtataaacggaagaatatatatttagaataaataatattcttagtaACGGATAACATAGTAGAttcttttataagaaaaattttttattcaggaTTTGAATATCTCGATTTACATCCAAGTCAGTTACTTTGTACATTCACCTAGACCTGTAAAAATCTCGAATGCTCGTATCAcacgaacaaaaattaaagtgaatgtaaaaaaaatgacagaatacagatataaagataatgaCATAATGCTTACGTACATGAATCTAATTCGATTATAAcggaagcaaaaaaaaaaaaaaaaaaaaattataatgtaatttgttGACTATACATTTATACTTTGATTAACGTAACATAAGACGTATACGAGCAGAAAAGCtttgaaaagaatgaaaaaaagaaaaaaagaaaaaaagaaaaaaaatacgatctCATGATTACGACCAATATATACAAACAACGAAATGGTCCCTAACCGCTCGAATTAACTATAGTATTCGCAGATTATCTCAATAATtcttaatcgaatttttcgaaaaaaaatcatgtatTTCGGGTAGCAATGTTAATTCGCGGATTTATACAAACGTTGTAATTcgtatgcaaatatatattcatgaagATTATTCTGCAAATACTTAGTTCCTGAGATAATACGTTGCGATGTGTCGTTCATATCGATATCtatattacgtatattatcattaatatcattattaaagaGTGAACATCAAACACCCCGAGACGTGTCTTAATAAATGACATGCCTTTAACACAATGGTAATTCGTAAAGGAAAGTGTGGTTAcgataaaaagatagaatcGGAATCATTATAGGATAGAAATCTAACTGAAGGGGAACTGAAGGCAGTCGAACACCTGAAAACACTCACCATCAGGTGGTGGATGATTCGAATAATCCAGATGCCAGTCCCATGTTGCATTGTTAAAGCTATAACTTCGTTTTCTGtgaataaaaactaaaaagcGACTCTCCGTACAAAAACATTTCTATGTAACACGATCGTCAACAAAGTCAATGGCTTGTTCACAGATGTTTCATTTACAGTAATTACTATGAGTGGTCATCGATGCGAATCTAATAATGCTATCGATGTTTTATTCCGTAAATGAAACATTCAATTTCTTATGCCAGTGCCGgtgatttttattcgttattcgaCTGATtacaagagagagaaagagagaaagagagagagaggcagagagagagagagagagagagagagagagagagagagagagacaaagaaagagaaagagagaaaaacaaaaaaaaacaaaaaaaaaaaaaaattaatttttgatcctttttcgtgaaaatataaacgatatcGTATGTATTAGAATTTATCTCATACAGCAAttgatatttaagatattcatttagtagagataatataaataaaattaatattatgtaatgttatataaatatcttgtaaaataaatgaataaactaagattattatcattacGATTACACTTGAAAGAACTTAGAGACAAATCATTTCGTGTAATTTACACTGACACGAGAATAACGACGTGTTTTACGAGTTATTTACAACTtaaacatatttcattttttttttttaaatattttatctacttATGCATTAAAGAAATGCGTTTTATACAAGAATACGTTCTATCTCATTAACGCTGAaactttcattctttttttttttttttttttttttttaccttcctttttttcttttttttcatttgactGAAAATCCTAATACAagcatttaatcaaaatatcgtTGTCTATTCACATTTCAACGCGACAACATCGAACTGTATTTTACACCCGACACCATGTtcttatcatctttttttttcttatttctctttttttttcttttttaataatttcgtggATAAAAATGATCATAAGTGATAtgtacaaaatgaaatataaaaataaaattatgaatcttAGATTCACATAGTGATGGTTTTGAAGCTTTGCTATCTATAGTTTTTCGATCGTAACTTTCCAAAATTACTAACGCgatttacgataaaaaaataacatcacAGACACTGGCACAATTATTCAATAACATAGTTGTTCCCATTGACTGCAGATGTTgataaatactaaaattagAGTGTCCGTCACACACAGTCGTGCATCGATTGACTCCAACGGGTAGTTCTCTCCAACGCATGACGTTGCTTTGTTTTTACGAAACGGGGGACTTACAGTGGGCAGTGGATGGTTGCATGAGAAGTGATTACAGTCTAGATGGCCCAGAGGAGCATCTGTGGATAGATGTGAGGTAGTACTCCTGTAGCGGTCAAGTGCAAACATATCCTTCCTGTGCTACTGTTGATGCACCAGTAGGCCCTTCCTGAAACATTtcagataataaaagaattacaatatatttcttgaaaaaaagagagagaaaaaaaattaaagaaaattaaagtaagAGAAAGAAGCGGAACGTtgcaaataaacaatattgttatatcatCCGCTCCTTACCTCCATACGATTCcgatttatgttaaaaaataatttcttccctGATCAATCCAAAATTGTCTTACTATgctctatttttatatgtagttACCTAATCCTGTTATATGATGATTATTGTTCATTATATGTACAATGTCTTACATCCTTAGCAGCTGATAATGTTTGTTTATATTCATCCAAGCTGAATCCGGAATTGCTATCTTCTCCGCAAGACTGAACAACTAGAGATCCATCTTCTCCATGCTAAGACATAATTGTCCattagttaaatttattttaatatttaaccaattgtattataattatatttacaatacctACGTGTGTCACTGATGGCTGTTCGCCATCGTTGACTTTTCGCTTTTTTATACTTGTATCTTGATTTTGATCTGATAATCTCTTTCTGTTCGTTGTATTCCCTGGGTTTCGTGGTGAAACGCTACCACTGTTACCGTTTCCAGCAATATTTCCGTTTTTATGTACAGTACCGGAAACCTggggagaattttttttttaattaataatcgttttatatttatcatattatcatattattattatataaagattaaaaatcaaattagaaaagaaaaagaaaaattaatgcatacctttctttctcgtttgaGCAAACTAGGAGATACATAAGTGTGTAGATCCCTTTTCTTTACGTGTTTTACTTCAATCCACATCCCTTCTTTCAACATGCTTAATTGTTCCGCCTGTCTCAggactaaaattttatatgaaaacaattgtaattaaattacgataataataaacttaaattatttaatttagattattagattattattcgattgtgaaatattatttattttttgaaaataatataatatacttacttGAGTCtacaaaagattttatatcatacgtTAGATCAACGTTTAAATTTTCGCTTTTGGCAAAAAGCAAGCCTATGAACCACATAGAGCAGTGTCTTTCTGGTTCTGGTTCTAATGGTGGAAACGCCTCCGGATTTACATGTGCCAATGTGATGTGAGGATTCCTTTCCAGTGTACCTGTTTTTGAGAGTTAGGATTTTGCCATTTTGGCATCCGCGGATTATTAGCAttgtaatatcaataaaattaatattcaaagtcaaagtttcataattaaaatagacacAGATTAAGACAgaacttatataattaactaatttataattgccGCTTACTCCTGCGAAAGATGCATaagtttatgatataaaaacctataaacaattctaaaaattcatattgtaaaaaagaaacctGTTTTAATCTACGTCATTTAACTGGAAAAACacatatgagaaaaaaaaaaaaaaaaaaagaaagaaagaaagaaaaaaaaggaagaaaaaaaaacagatatgATAAACTAATATTGGTACCCGATGTTTTgttattaacattttgttaaatatttttaatgggGCAATAAAACAATGtacaagttataaatatttaaaagcgcAATAGTTAGGTCgtgtttaaaatctttttgtgagttgataaattaaaaatggtttaatttattcgattgttCAATTAATgttcatatatatcattttatatattataatgataattataatgcaTGTTTATCGACGGGTTTTATCATATCCATACAGtccaattgaatatatttaatagatttttcgatattttaccTATTAAGTGTCGTATTTTTGATTCGACAAGTCCACACCATTCAAGCTGATCTTCAGCAGTTAAGCTTCTTgctaataatacaatataatgtttgtattttccaaagaaatttggaggttcaaataatttatcccAAGTTGCTTTTCccataataatttcttccgTTATTGAAAGACCGTTTTCAAATGCTTCTTGCATAATGGTTCTCGTTGATACCGAAACGTTAAAAGTAGAGTTTTGTTGAGGATATGCAGGCGTAATTATTGGCATTAAATGATATCTATCCGATATATTCACctttagaaaaatgtttatcaacttagaaaatttttgttaacatGAAACtttcaatcaaattaattaaaacatggAAAGAATACTTACTCTTGGATCCCAAACAGGAAATCCTAAATTAACATTGTCAGGTTGCTTTAAAAGGACTGGCTGTGGCCATTTCCATTGAGAAAAtacaaggaaaaatttttctattaatgttGCTGCAACAGCATTAGGATAAAGTTGGCACGTTCTTGCTACTAACATAGCCCATGATACACCACCTAAATATCCTAATACATTACTATATATGCCATGTCCTAaggtaaaaaaacaaaacgataaataaaaaatattcgttttattttatgatataaaaattgaaaaacaaattaatttacgttTTGCCCACAATTTAATGGCTCTTAGGGCcaatctaaaattttctatgttaGGTACTAAACGCAGTATCTCATCTGTAACTCTGCAACCATTAAGACTTCTAACACATTTCTGatcaagattttttaataacatatcaTCTCTGAGATcctacataataaaaatttattagatataacaacaatgaaaaaaagaatttataaattataatagtgtCTTATATCTTGATCACTAgtcattgaatttaattaacttgCATAAGAAAGCTCATagaaaaaatctttcttcaacaaaaattttattttgataaaataaatactgtgatatatttatattagatatatttatcaaaaatcataaatatagatttctaaaaactattaaaaacaatCAGCTTGCAAGATAAAATCCAGTTAAAATGTAAGacactatttaattataaataaactactAACCATTGAATCCGGAATTTCTTTTAGAGCCAGTTTAGCAAATAACATATCAATTTCTATGCcatcaaaattcatttttattactgGCACAAATGCTTCTTCTACTGcctaaaagatattaaatgatataactaaataattataaaatttatatttcaaaaaatagataatatattttatataaaataaatctttaatatcaaattaaataaaaattgaatgattaaacaaaacaatttatatatatttgtaatcatTTCTATCGCTGGAATAATTtcgtgaataaaaataataaattttattgatataaaactcataaaaatgttttttttattttttaatttatcttttattttattttaaagaacatAAGAGCCTTTTTTgacatttatcgaaaattatctaataattactataatcattcaatttttattgcaatttcttattaactaataataattcaaaatatgaattgTATTACTTACtgtattataactatataaaaaacaattcatattaaatggataattaattattattgacatTACTTAAAATACATACCCTTAAATCAGTAACTTCTTCTTGCATTTTTAGTAACTCGAAGAAAGATGTAAAATAATCTGATCGATATATATGACGTGGTACTACACATAAGGCATCTATATCAGCACCTTTATGGTGTACCCCTAACCTGTATGAaccaaaagtatatattttaccgCCAACCTGTTCAGCTACATTAGGTGGCATGTTTCTGGCAACACTTGTATCCCTTATCCATTGTTTTACTAATGCatttaatttactaattaaacAGAACAAGGAATATATggttaataatgtttaatattattattatacaatacatatgtacatgaaaatataccttaaaatttccatcctatgatttaattcttcttctgaTTCAAACACATTGTAAGGCTTTAATGcttcttttaattcatttgttcTAGTAAAATCACTGGGCTTTGGCTCTGCTACGCTAATAGCAGATGTCATACCCAATGTACgcagatttttttcttctttggatgaattatttgaattagaaTTGTTACCTTGTGATGACCACATCttgaaattcatttgtttGTTCCAgatctgaaagaaaaaaactaattatattgatgtaaaaataaaataacatcatCTGAGTAACTTCATCTTATGTAATTAaacaattgattatattatcacaaaaaaatattgaaatattaaatatctctctataaaattaaaaaaatatatcaataattaatcttcgcaataaaataaataaaataataaataaaatctaaatgtttacaaatgtttttaaattaagtattatttttatatatatttaaatataatacatataatacataatataaatttatatataaatatattaaatatcatcatagaataaatgcatttaaaattgaagatattttgtataatttaattcatgtttttatatttataatcaatttttatatgttaacaCTAAAAaagctaatataaaaatacgtgaaaaattttcaaaaatacaattaataaatagtgaTACatgacaaatttaaaaaggaataGAGCACaaatatggataaaaaataaaattcatacgtTTATTTACACaaaacattgaatattttacaatatatgtaaACGTATGTAATAATCAACTTAATTGCGCGATTttcctttaaatattaaatacgtaataaaataacaaatacagAAAAGAATGGATGTCGCAGACTCGTTGAATCCTTACCGCTTAATACTTCGTCAAAGATTTAATAACATgttaaaagagaagaaacttTGGACGTGTTGTCAGGTTATAAAACGCGCAAATGCTTCTAGTAAAGATGCATCACGTTCATCCAACGTTTGCAGTTGATTCCTGAAAAGGAAATTGTATTCCTAGCGCAAATAGCACGTTCTGAGGATTCTGCTTAGCCGCAAAGCAGTATGAACAACTTGTAAAC
Coding sequences:
- the LOC108001574 gene encoding poly(A) polymerase type 3 isoform X1 — encoded protein: MNFKMWSSQGNNSNSNNSSKEEKNLRTLGMTSAISVAEPKPSDFTRTNELKEALKPYNVFESEEELNHRMEILSKLNALVKQWIRDTSVARNMPPNVAEQVGGKIYTFGSYRLGVHHKGADIDALCVVPRHIYRSDYFTSFFELLKMQEEVTDLRAVEEAFVPVIKMNFDGIEIDMLFAKLALKEIPDSMDLRDDMLLKNLDQKCVRSLNGCRVTDEILRLVPNIENFRLALRAIKLWAKRHGIYSNVLGYLGGVSWAMLVARTCQLYPNAVAATLIEKFFLVFSQWKWPQPVLLKQPDNVNLGFPVWDPRVNISDRYHLMPIITPAYPQQNSTFNVSVSTRTIMQEAFENGLSITEEIIMGKATWDKLFEPPNFFGKYKHYIVLLARSLTAEDQLEWCGLVESKIRHLIGTLERNPHITLAHVNPEAFPPLEPEPERHCSMWFIGLLFAKSENLNVDLTYDIKSFVDSILRQAEQLSMLKEGMWIEVKHVKKRDLHTYVSPSLLKRERKVSGTVHKNGNIAGNGNSGSVSPRNPGNTTNRKRLSDQNQDTSIKKRKVNDGEQPSVTHHGEDGSLVVQSCGEDSNSGFSLDEYKQTLSAAKDEGPTGASTVAQEGYVCT
- the LOC108001574 gene encoding poly(A) polymerase type 3 isoform X3 encodes the protein MNFKMWSSQGNNSNSNNSSKEEKNLRTLGMTSAISVAEPKPSDFTRTNELKEALKPYNVFESEEELNHRMEILSKLNALVKQWIRDTSVARNMPPNVAEQVGGKIYTFGSYRLGVHHKGADIDALCVVPRHIYRSDYFTSFFELLKMQEEVTDLRAVEEAFVPVIKMNFDGIEIDMLFAKLALKEIPDSMDLRDDMLLKNLDQKCVRSLNGCRVTDEILRLVPNIENFRLALRAIKLWAKRHGIYSNVLGYLGGVSWAMLVARTCQLYPNAVAATLIEKFFLVFSQWKWPQPVLLKQPDNVNLGFPVWDPRVNISDRYHLMPIITPAYPQQNSTFNVSVSTRTIMQEAFENGLSITEEIIMGKATWDKLFEPPNFFGKYKHYIVLLARSLTAEDQLEWCGLVESKIRHLIGTLERNPHITLAHVNPEAFPPLEPEPERHCSMWFIGLLFAKSENLNVDLTYDIKSFVDSILRQAEQLSMLKEGMWIEVKHVKKRDLHTYVSPSLLKRERKVSGTVHKNGNIAGNGNSGSVSPRNPGNTTNRKRLSDQNQDTSIKKRKVNDGEQPSVTHVAWRRWISSCSVLRRR
- the LOC108001574 gene encoding poly(A) polymerase type 3 isoform X2, whose protein sequence is MNFKMWSSQGNNSNSNNSSKEEKNLRTLGMTSAISVAEPKPSDFTRTNELKEALKPYNVFESEEELNHRMEILSKLNALVKQWIRDTSVARNMPPNVAEQVGGKIYTFGSYRLGVHHKGADIDALCVVPRHIYRSDYFTSFFELLKMQEEVTDLRAVEEAFVPVIKMNFDGIEIDMLFAKLALKEIPDSMDLRDDMLLKNLDQKCVRSLNGCRVTDEILRLVPNIENFRLALRAIKLWAKRHGIYSNVLGYLGGVSWAMLVARTCQLYPNAVAATLIEKFFLVFSQWKWPQPVLLKQPDNVNLGFPVWDPRVNISDRYHLMPIITPAYPQQNSTFNVSVSTRTIMQEAFENGLSITEEIIMGKATWDKLFEPPNFFGKYKHYIVLLARSLTAEDQLEWCGLVESKIRHLIGTLERNPHITLAHVNPEAFPPLEPEPERHCSMWFIGLLFAKSENLNVDLTYDIKSFVDSILRQAEQLSMLKEGMWIEVKHVKKRDLHTYVSPSLLKRERKVSGTVHKNGNIAGNGNSGSVSPRNPGNTTNRKRLSDQNQDTSIKKRKVNDGEQPSVTHHGEDGSLVVQSCGEDSNSGFSLDEYKQTLSAAKDVRHCTYNEQ